From Paenibacillus physcomitrellae, the proteins below share one genomic window:
- a CDS encoding rod shape-determining protein, translating into MFGGFTKDLGIDLGTANTLVYVRGKGIVVREPSVVAIHTDSKNIVAVGESAKKMIGRTPGNIRAIRPMKDGVIADFDTTATMIKYFISQAQKQRSMFQRHPNVMVCVPSGITAVEQRAVEDATKQAGAREAYTIEEPFAAAIGADLPVWEPTGSMVVDIGGGTTEVAVISLGGIVTSKSVRVAGDEMDESIIQYIKRQYNLMIGERTAEQLKMDIGSALPLETVETLEIRGRDLVTGLPKTISITSDEISEALNDTVNAIVEAVKVTLEKCPPELAADIMDRGIVLTGGGALLRNLDKLLAGETGMPVIVAENPLDCVAIGTGRALDNIHMFKAKGQSGRSKRS; encoded by the coding sequence ATGTTTGGTGGTTTTACGAAAGATTTGGGAATTGACTTGGGAACGGCAAATACACTTGTTTATGTGCGCGGGAAAGGAATCGTTGTCCGGGAGCCTTCCGTGGTAGCGATCCATACCGACTCTAAAAATATTGTGGCGGTAGGTGAATCCGCCAAAAAAATGATCGGCAGAACGCCGGGCAACATCCGCGCGATCCGTCCGATGAAGGACGGCGTTATCGCAGATTTTGATACGACAGCTACGATGATTAAATACTTTATTTCGCAGGCTCAAAAGCAGCGTTCGATGTTCCAGCGCCATCCTAACGTGATGGTTTGCGTGCCTTCGGGCATTACGGCGGTTGAGCAGCGTGCTGTTGAAGATGCAACCAAGCAAGCCGGCGCACGTGAGGCTTATACGATTGAGGAGCCTTTTGCAGCAGCGATTGGCGCAGACCTCCCCGTTTGGGAACCAACCGGCAGCATGGTTGTTGATATTGGCGGAGGTACCACCGAGGTGGCTGTGATTTCTCTGGGCGGTATCGTAACCAGTAAGTCCGTACGCGTGGCAGGGGATGAGATGGACGAGTCCATTATCCAGTACATCAAACGCCAATATAATTTGATGATCGGGGAAAGAACGGCTGAGCAGCTGAAAATGGATATCGGTTCCGCGCTTCCGCTTGAGACCGTTGAAACGCTGGAAATCCGCGGCCGTGACCTTGTAACCGGTCTGCCTAAAACCATTTCCATTACTTCGGACGAAATTTCCGAAGCTTTGAATGATACGGTGAACGCTATCGTTGAAGCGGTTAAAGTCACTCTGGAGAAATGTCCGCCGGAGCTTGCTGCCGACATTATGGACCGCGGCATCGTGCTGACCGGAGGCGGAGCTTTACTTCGCAACCTTGACAAGCTGCTGGCCGGCGAGACGGGTATGCCTGTCATTGTTGCTGAGAATCCGCTGGATTGTGTGGCAATCGGTACGGGCCGTGCGCTGGACAACATCCACATGTTTAAAGCTAAAGGCCAGTCCGGACGTTCGAAACGTTCATAA
- the murC gene encoding UDP-N-acetylmuramate--L-alanine ligase, whose product MSNTVTEHVHFIGIGGYGMSAIARVMLEMGYTVTGSDVASQELTEKLAAKGAKIYIGHTAEQVHGADMVVYSTALPKDNVERVEAQEQGIPILHRSQMLARLLNERRGVAVAGAHGKTTTSSMIALVMEECGTDPTYIIGGEIMNIGTNAKAGKGEYVVAEADESDGSFLHYYPALSVVTNIEADHLENYGGDFGQLKQAYVQFLNQTKSDGKAVVCGDDETVLELLPQVKAHIVTYGIHRECDYMASDIQLGDRKVSFTVSHHQQKLGTVELSVPGIHNVYNALATVIVCLEAGIKFEAIAGAIHHFNGAKRRFQVLGEARDILVIDDYAHHPTEIQATISAAKATGKRIVAVFQPQRYTRTFFLLDAFSKAFADADEVIITDIYSPAGEKQIEGVSSSKLVELIKQNSNAGARYIPSKEEVLADLAGRVQPGDLVITMGAGDIWKVSYALAKQVREAE is encoded by the coding sequence ATGTCAAACACGGTAACAGAACACGTTCATTTCATCGGGATCGGTGGCTATGGCATGAGTGCAATTGCACGGGTCATGCTGGAGATGGGCTATACCGTCACCGGCTCGGATGTCGCTTCCCAGGAGCTTACCGAGAAGCTTGCGGCCAAAGGGGCTAAAATTTATATCGGGCATACGGCCGAACAGGTTCATGGTGCCGATATGGTTGTATATTCAACGGCACTGCCGAAAGATAACGTAGAGCGGGTAGAAGCTCAGGAACAGGGGATTCCGATCCTGCACCGTTCCCAGATGCTGGCCCGTCTGCTGAATGAGCGCAGAGGCGTAGCCGTTGCCGGCGCGCACGGCAAAACGACCACTTCGTCGATGATCGCTTTGGTCATGGAAGAGTGCGGAACCGACCCGACTTATATTATTGGCGGAGAAATCATGAATATTGGGACAAACGCGAAAGCGGGCAAAGGCGAATATGTCGTGGCAGAGGCCGATGAAAGCGACGGCTCGTTCCTCCATTACTATCCTGCGCTTTCCGTTGTAACCAATATTGAAGCGGATCATTTAGAGAACTACGGCGGAGACTTCGGTCAGCTGAAGCAGGCCTACGTCCAGTTTCTGAATCAGACCAAATCCGATGGCAAAGCAGTAGTCTGCGGGGATGATGAGACGGTGCTGGAGCTGCTTCCGCAGGTTAAAGCCCATATTGTCACGTACGGCATCCACCGCGAATGCGATTATATGGCCAGCGACATTCAGTTGGGTGACCGCAAGGTCTCCTTTACGGTTAGCCATCATCAGCAGAAGCTGGGCACGGTTGAGCTGTCAGTGCCGGGTATCCATAATGTTTACAACGCTCTTGCAACGGTGATCGTCTGTCTGGAGGCAGGCATCAAGTTTGAAGCTATTGCGGGTGCCATCCATCATTTTAACGGAGCGAAACGCCGGTTTCAGGTGCTGGGCGAAGCCAGGGACATTTTAGTCATTGACGACTATGCCCACCATCCGACGGAGATCCAGGCTACAATCAGTGCTGCTAAAGCGACAGGCAAACGGATCGTAGCTGTCTTCCAGCCGCAGCGTTATACGCGGACGTTCTTCCTGCTGGACGCGTTCAGCAAGGCGTTTGCCGATGCGGATGAGGTAATCATTACCGACATCTATTCACCTGCCGGTGAGAAGCAGATTGAAGGGGTAAGCTCCTCCAAGCTGGTTGAGCTGATCAAGCAGAACAGCAATGCCGGTGCTCGTTATATTCCGAGCAAAGAGGAAGTGCTCGCCGATTTGGCGGGACGAGTACAGCCGGGTGACCTGGTGATTACAATGGGTGCAGGCGATATCTGGAAAGTCAGCTATGCTCTGGCCAAACAGGTTCGCGAAGCAGAATAA
- a CDS encoding SPOR domain-containing protein produces MNKARMTFRFDGQEPVRTSQSEPLWDPANGQPMEPGDKESQASPLTPMDGKKSKEPEFTWNFDPNRIIDLNQAPDRKRTSDRGKKPKQQVERRRYADMNAAISNWPEEDIGNPFRPHAGLDVYGFPEPENGNHAGGGPVDEQEDRQAGRFYEDAGQFDRESVNLNAGAVRGQGPVWSDDPVRHRPPSRSSSWKVIGSVTGAVVTGALFGMVVLSLFNKEVDFPIPGLAAISESAQKAADSLPAVGDFKQEEVSGASVQINLPAQDYFFLQYGVFSSPDGVTRAQQELQDAGYAAAQDTLDNKRVYAAISSDREQAKLLSSEMKAEGVDLILHEAAIPSAASVHYSLATGTLEQYAQQSAELVKLLSETSASLLLEQAPDLSDDLIADLKEKHVQFTQNAAAVRDGFGGSDKQLIQNMETEMNSAVEALLQFDKTKVKSHLWEVQNSMMRYVLDEQQIFQQN; encoded by the coding sequence GTGAATAAAGCCAGAATGACGTTCCGCTTTGATGGTCAGGAGCCCGTCCGGACAAGCCAAAGCGAGCCGTTATGGGATCCTGCTAACGGACAACCTATGGAACCGGGGGATAAGGAAAGCCAAGCTTCCCCATTAACTCCAATGGACGGTAAGAAGAGTAAGGAACCTGAGTTTACCTGGAATTTTGATCCGAACCGGATTATTGATCTCAATCAGGCGCCGGATCGCAAACGAACCTCTGACCGGGGAAAGAAGCCGAAACAGCAGGTAGAACGGCGCCGTTATGCAGATATGAATGCAGCCATCAGCAATTGGCCTGAAGAGGATATCGGCAATCCGTTCCGGCCTCATGCCGGTTTGGATGTGTATGGATTCCCGGAGCCGGAGAACGGGAACCATGCTGGGGGCGGGCCGGTTGATGAGCAAGAAGATCGGCAGGCTGGCCGTTTTTATGAGGATGCAGGCCAATTTGACCGTGAAAGTGTTAACCTTAATGCCGGAGCTGTGAGAGGACAAGGGCCTGTTTGGAGCGATGATCCGGTCCGGCATCGCCCGCCATCCCGCAGTTCGAGCTGGAAAGTCATCGGCTCGGTCACCGGGGCTGTCGTAACGGGCGCTTTGTTCGGCATGGTTGTTTTGTCCTTGTTTAATAAAGAGGTGGATTTCCCGATTCCGGGTCTCGCAGCTATTAGTGAGTCTGCCCAGAAGGCGGCAGATTCCCTGCCTGCCGTAGGGGACTTCAAGCAGGAAGAGGTCAGCGGCGCGTCCGTTCAGATTAACCTTCCGGCCCAGGATTATTTTTTCCTGCAGTATGGAGTGTTCAGTTCCCCGGACGGGGTAACCCGCGCCCAGCAGGAGCTTCAGGACGCAGGATATGCCGCTGCGCAGGACACGCTCGATAATAAACGTGTTTATGCGGCCATTTCATCTGACCGGGAGCAGGCCAAGCTGCTGAGCAGCGAGATGAAGGCTGAAGGCGTTGATCTGATTCTGCATGAAGCCGCGATTCCTTCCGCTGCTTCTGTGCACTACAGCTTAGCGACGGGAACGCTTGAGCAATATGCGCAGCAAAGCGCCGAGCTGGTCAAGCTGCTTAGTGAAACCTCTGCTTCCCTTCTGCTTGAGCAGGCGCCTGACCTGAGCGATGACCTGATTGCGGATCTGAAGGAGAAACATGTCCAGTTTACCCAGAATGCCGCAGCAGTGCGAGACGGCTTTGGCGGCAGCGATAAACAGCTGATTCAGAATATGGAGACCGAGATGAACAGTGCGGTGGAAGCCTTGCTTCAATTTGATAAAACGAAGGTCAAGTCCCATCTTTGGGAAGTGCAGAATTCAATGATGCGGTATGTGCTTGACGAACAGCAGATTTTTCAGCAAAATTAA
- the minD gene encoding septum site-determining protein MinD: MGEAIVVTSGKGGVGKTTTSANIGTALALLGKKVCLVDTDIGLRNLDVVMGLENRIIYDLVDVAEGRCRLNQALVKDKRFDELYMLPAAQTKDKNSVSPEQVRDIVLELKKEYEYVIIDCPAGIEQGFKNAVAGADRAIVVTTPEHAAVRDADRVIGLLEGTQVESPKLVVNRIRPNMVKSGDMLDIEDIIQVLNIDLIGIVPDDEHVIKAANSGEPTVMNPNSSAAIAYRNIARRILGDTVPLMPLNQKKGAFTKFKKFFGMGG; this comes from the coding sequence ATGGGAGAAGCAATAGTCGTCACTTCAGGGAAAGGCGGCGTAGGCAAAACAACTACATCGGCTAATATCGGCACGGCTCTGGCTTTATTAGGGAAAAAGGTTTGCCTGGTGGATACGGATATCGGACTTCGCAATCTGGATGTCGTGATGGGGCTTGAGAACCGCATCATTTACGATCTGGTGGACGTGGCCGAAGGCCGCTGCCGTTTAAACCAAGCTCTGGTCAAGGACAAGCGGTTTGATGAGCTCTACATGCTTCCGGCCGCGCAGACCAAAGATAAAAATTCGGTTTCTCCTGAGCAGGTTCGGGACATCGTGCTTGAGCTGAAGAAAGAATATGAGTATGTCATTATCGACTGTCCTGCCGGAATCGAGCAGGGCTTCAAGAACGCCGTTGCCGGCGCAGATCGTGCCATCGTGGTTACAACGCCTGAGCATGCGGCGGTACGGGATGCGGACCGCGTCATCGGCCTGCTGGAGGGTACACAGGTCGAATCGCCGAAGCTGGTTGTGAACCGGATTCGTCCGAATATGGTCAAGTCGGGAGACATGCTGGATATCGAGGATATTATCCAGGTGCTCAACATTGATTTGATCGGTATTGTTCCGGATGATGAACATGTGATCAAGGCTGCCAACAGCGGAGAACCAACCGTTATGAATCCGAATTCCTCTGCAGCGATTGCCTATCGCAATATCGCGCGGCGCATATTGGGCGACACGGTTCCTTTGATGCCGCTCAATCAGAAGAAAGGCGCTTTTACGAAGTTCAAGAAATTTTTTGGTATGGGCGGTTAA
- the mreD gene encoding rod shape-determining protein MreD, which translates to MKHRNVILVLMLFLLFIVEGTILPWLIPPAWQTRIVPYLVYIVILFVSVYENRHKALLLGVVFGLLQDVVYYGAMIGQFSFAMGFSAYLIGLLFKGNRTPLPFMLFAVLMGSLLMDSLLFGTYKLFELNHQAYSWSLMNHMLPNMIFHFIFALVVYVPLRRFLENKTSRQRSKEETA; encoded by the coding sequence ATTAAACATCGCAATGTGATCCTCGTTCTAATGCTGTTTCTTCTGTTTATTGTAGAGGGCACGATATTGCCTTGGCTGATCCCTCCGGCTTGGCAGACGCGGATTGTTCCCTATTTGGTTTATATCGTGATCCTGTTTGTATCCGTTTATGAGAACCGACATAAGGCCCTGCTTCTGGGCGTTGTGTTCGGTTTGCTTCAGGATGTAGTTTATTATGGGGCCATGATTGGGCAGTTTTCTTTTGCGATGGGCTTTTCTGCTTATTTGATCGGTCTGTTATTTAAAGGAAACCGCACGCCGCTTCCGTTTATGCTGTTTGCTGTCCTCATGGGAAGCCTGCTGATGGATTCGCTTCTGTTCGGCACTTATAAATTGTTTGAATTAAACCATCAGGCATACAGCTGGTCGCTGATGAATCATATGCTGCCGAATATGATTTTTCATTTTATCTTTGCGCTTGTTGTGTACGTCCCGCTCAGACGATTTCTGGAGAATAAAACCTCCCGCCAGCGTTCCAAAGAAGAAACGGCTTAG
- the radC gene encoding RadC family protein, whose product MESPLYRLRDIPHEERPRERMMRYGAGALSHAELLAILLRTGTHQESAIHVAQKILSKAGEIRGLVDLSLDELMEIKGIGEAKAIQLLAGIEIGRRLARSTRRETLIIRSPKDAADIVMDQLRYLNKEHFICLFLNTKNHLLGQETLSMGSLNASIVHPREVFRAAMKCSSASIVCAHNHPSGDPSPSPEDIQITKRLSEAGAIIGIDVLDHLIIGDGRFVSLKEEGLM is encoded by the coding sequence ATGGAGTCGCCGCTATACAGGCTGCGCGACATCCCCCATGAAGAACGACCGAGAGAACGCATGATGAGATATGGAGCGGGTGCGCTAAGTCACGCTGAACTGCTTGCCATACTGCTGCGGACGGGAACCCACCAGGAATCGGCTATCCATGTTGCCCAGAAGATTTTGTCCAAAGCGGGGGAAATCCGCGGTCTTGTGGATTTGAGTCTGGATGAATTAATGGAGATTAAAGGAATCGGGGAAGCTAAGGCCATCCAACTGCTTGCAGGGATTGAAATCGGACGCAGGCTGGCTCGTTCTACCCGAAGGGAAACCTTGATCATCCGAAGTCCAAAAGACGCGGCCGATATTGTTATGGATCAACTCCGCTATCTAAATAAGGAACATTTCATCTGTTTGTTTCTGAACACCAAAAATCATCTTCTCGGTCAAGAAACGCTTTCTATGGGAAGCTTGAATGCCTCGATTGTCCATCCGAGAGAAGTTTTCCGCGCCGCTATGAAATGCAGCAGCGCGTCGATTGTTTGCGCTCATAACCATCCGAGCGGGGATCCTTCACCAAGCCCGGAAGATATCCAGATTACCAAACGGTTAAGCGAAGCCGGAGCTATTATCGGCATTGATGTTTTGGATCATCTGATTATCGGGGACGGGCGGTTTGTCAGTTTGAAGGAAGAAGGTTTGATGTAA
- a CDS encoding M23 family metallopeptidase, with amino-acid sequence MDVKENVRKRREERIRELLSREERQLQLYTRPSNPEDFEYGRESLLPLQGRTEMEALQEQPGEERDPELMWKQGRGLWRDDAFGTAPASSSPMGSGFKPGSGTPEQTDGPQKGGSFIRALWTRTFVSAAVFGILWGIHHEQPAWSAPIESFVSTTLNQEMDFQAAEAWYERNFGGAPSFIPIFGDNGGPQQLVQSAHGFSIPIQGKLAESFAISLKGVEIVPDLDSKGAQEVKSIETGRVTEVNDDALTGKTVVVQHSDGYVSIYGRLTEVSVSEGDWLEGGERVGSFSKAESGGSDTVYFAMKKDGLYIDPAEVVPLD; translated from the coding sequence ATGGATGTTAAAGAGAACGTAAGGAAACGCCGGGAAGAACGGATTCGGGAGCTGCTGAGCCGGGAAGAACGGCAGCTTCAGTTATATACCCGGCCGTCTAATCCGGAAGACTTTGAATACGGCCGGGAGTCCCTTTTGCCTTTACAGGGGAGAACGGAGATGGAAGCTTTACAGGAGCAGCCGGGGGAAGAAAGAGATCCGGAGCTGATGTGGAAACAGGGGCGGGGTTTGTGGCGTGATGATGCTTTTGGCACAGCCCCTGCGTCGTCTTCGCCAATGGGATCCGGGTTCAAACCTGGTTCCGGTACGCCTGAACAAACGGACGGACCGCAGAAGGGTGGTTCTTTTATCCGAGCGTTATGGACCAGAACGTTTGTCAGTGCGGCTGTGTTTGGCATCTTATGGGGAATTCATCATGAACAGCCGGCCTGGTCCGCTCCGATTGAAAGCTTCGTCTCCACAACGCTGAATCAGGAAATGGATTTTCAGGCAGCAGAGGCCTGGTATGAGCGGAATTTTGGAGGGGCGCCGAGCTTTATTCCGATCTTTGGAGACAACGGGGGGCCGCAGCAGCTGGTACAGAGCGCTCATGGCTTCTCGATACCGATCCAAGGCAAGCTGGCGGAAAGCTTTGCTATCAGTTTGAAGGGCGTAGAGATTGTTCCGGATCTGGATTCAAAAGGGGCGCAAGAGGTTAAAAGCATTGAAACGGGCCGGGTTACGGAGGTCAACGATGACGCCCTGACAGGCAAAACAGTTGTCGTTCAGCACAGCGACGGTTATGTATCCATATATGGCCGTTTAACAGAGGTTTCGGTGTCTGAAGGGGATTGGCTGGAAGGTGGAGAGAGGGTCGGCAGCTTTTCCAAGGCGGAGAGCGGCGGCTCCGATACCGTTTATTTTGCGATGAAGAAAGACGGCCTCTACATCGATCCGGCAGAAGTGGTGCCGCTTGATTAA
- the minC gene encoding septum site-determining protein MinC, which yields MTVKSNHVTIKGIKDGLVFLFDDQCDFSELLNELRYKLEHSHQNILTGPIVHVDVKMGMRNISEEQKTLILETLKQKGNLLIRSVETPGIVEDEQGGPAIKTLCGMVRSGQILKHEGNLLFMGDVNPGGQIICTGDVIVIGAIRGMVHAGSGGNEKAVIAASFLAPTQLRIAEVISRPPDEWENRETSMEFAFLQEGSMQIDKINHVGKIRPDFNVFKGV from the coding sequence ATGACGGTAAAATCCAACCATGTAACGATCAAGGGCATCAAAGATGGCCTGGTTTTCCTGTTTGATGATCAATGTGATTTCTCGGAGTTATTGAACGAACTGCGCTACAAGCTGGAGCACAGCCATCAGAATATATTAACAGGCCCTATTGTTCATGTGGATGTGAAGATGGGCATGCGAAATATTTCCGAAGAACAGAAGACACTGATTCTAGAGACGTTGAAGCAGAAAGGGAATCTGCTTATCCGGTCAGTGGAGACCCCGGGGATCGTTGAGGATGAGCAGGGGGGACCTGCCATCAAGACACTTTGCGGAATGGTCCGTTCAGGGCAGATCTTAAAGCATGAAGGCAATCTGCTGTTTATGGGCGATGTGAACCCGGGAGGACAAATCATCTGCACCGGCGATGTGATCGTGATCGGTGCGATTCGCGGAATGGTTCATGCCGGATCGGGCGGCAATGAGAAGGCGGTCATCGCGGCCTCTTTTCTGGCGCCTACCCAGCTTCGCATAGCCGAAGTGATCAGCAGGCCTCCGGATGAATGGGAGAACCGGGAGACGAGCATGGAATTCGCTTTTCTGCAGGAAGGATCCATGCAAATTGATAAAATAAACCATGTGGGTAAGATTCGTCCGGACTTTAATGTGTTTAAAGGGGTGTAG
- the mreC gene encoding rod shape-determining protein MreC produces MLKLFKLLGNKRLFFLLMGLILFIAVMGFTLGPRAGLSWPEKFSKDTVGFVQYIVYKPVSYIAGFFEDISNLRSVQKENEELKIALAHYTRDKAKYNTIEQENERLRRDLKFTEQQELRNKNYEYRIAHVISVNNDPDNRTLVIDLGSRNGITKEMAVTSDKGLVGTVSQVSNFTATVKLMTTLDSKDPNSNAIAATVQGNENKSFGMIESYDQQKGMFLMTKIKSDDPLKKGDTIISSGLGGEFPRFMVIGTVESRQPGEFGLTDTAYIKPATEFSDWNELFVVVTPEVPQ; encoded by the coding sequence GTGCTTAAACTGTTCAAATTACTGGGCAACAAACGACTGTTTTTCCTGCTGATGGGTTTGATCCTGTTTATCGCGGTCATGGGCTTTACGCTTGGACCGCGGGCAGGTTTGTCCTGGCCGGAGAAATTTAGCAAAGATACCGTCGGATTTGTACAGTATATCGTCTATAAGCCCGTCTCCTATATCGCGGGTTTCTTTGAAGATATTTCGAATTTGCGTTCCGTGCAGAAGGAAAATGAGGAGCTCAAGATCGCGCTCGCCCATTATACTCGGGACAAAGCCAAATACAATACCATTGAACAAGAAAATGAACGCTTGCGTCGGGACCTGAAGTTTACGGAACAACAGGAGCTCCGCAACAAAAATTACGAATACCGGATTGCCCATGTTATCAGCGTCAATAATGATCCGGACAACCGGACGCTGGTCATTGACCTGGGCAGCAGAAACGGTATCACAAAAGAGATGGCGGTTACCTCGGATAAAGGTCTGGTAGGCACGGTCAGCCAGGTCAGCAACTTTACGGCCACCGTTAAGCTGATGACAACCCTTGATTCCAAGGATCCTAATTCGAATGCCATTGCGGCAACGGTTCAAGGCAACGAGAATAAGTCCTTTGGCATGATTGAAAGCTACGATCAGCAGAAAGGCATGTTCCTGATGACGAAGATCAAAAGTGATGACCCGCTTAAAAAGGGCGATACCATCATTTCTTCCGGACTTGGCGGGGAATTCCCGCGGTTTATGGTTATTGGTACGGTGGAGAGCCGTCAGCCAGGGGAATTTGGTTTGACTGACACGGCTTATATCAAACCGGCCACTGAATTTTCCGACTGGAATGAGCTGTTTGTGGTTGTCACCCCTGAGGTTCCCCAATGA
- a CDS encoding M50 family metallopeptidase encodes MIKIAGIPVSFHPLFVIIMLTSVFTGHFAELIVLFGIVFVHELGHAAAARMLGLNVLSIQLLPFGGVAVVEEDGRLNARKEIWIAAAGPLQNIILAGLGLLLHVVGIWNGPSLTYFIEANLLIVLFNLLPILPLDGGKIGQAFFSLFLPYHTTLLWAVRISIVFSGLLIAYSFYPLLYDRGVQLNLLMVGLFLFYSNWVDHGNIPFRFIRFLISRQRLFSDSKPSAKNAQPLVADSAKPLDTILRLLRREKYHFVYVVNAKGELLDIVPEQKMIDLFLTGLAINHGK; translated from the coding sequence TTGATTAAGATTGCCGGAATTCCGGTTTCTTTCCACCCCTTATTTGTTATAATTATGTTAACCTCTGTATTCACAGGGCATTTTGCCGAGCTGATTGTTCTGTTCGGGATTGTGTTTGTACACGAGCTCGGCCATGCCGCCGCAGCCCGGATGCTGGGTCTAAACGTGCTCTCTATTCAGCTGCTTCCATTTGGAGGAGTGGCTGTGGTGGAAGAAGACGGCCGGTTGAATGCCAGAAAAGAAATCTGGATCGCGGCGGCAGGACCGCTGCAGAACATCATTTTGGCTGGCTTAGGATTACTGCTGCATGTTGTGGGGATATGGAATGGGCCTTCGTTAACCTATTTTATCGAAGCCAATCTGCTGATTGTCTTGTTTAATCTGCTGCCGATTCTGCCTCTTGACGGCGGGAAGATCGGACAGGCTTTCTTCAGCCTTTTTTTGCCCTACCATACGACCTTGCTGTGGGCTGTCCGGATCAGCATTGTTTTTAGCGGGTTATTGATCGCTTATTCGTTTTATCCGCTGCTTTATGACCGGGGAGTTCAGCTGAATCTGCTAATGGTCGGCCTTTTTCTATTTTATTCAAATTGGGTGGATCACGGGAATATCCCGTTCCGGTTTATCCGGTTTCTGATCAGCAGGCAGCGGCTTTTTTCGGACAGCAAACCTTCTGCCAAAAATGCCCAGCCACTGGTTGCGGATTCGGCGAAACCTTTAGACACAATCCTGCGTCTACTTAGGAGAGAAAAGTATCATTTTGTTTATGTGGTGAACGCAAAAGGTGAACTTCTTGACATTGTGCCGGAGCAGAAAATGATCGATCTGTTTCTGACAGGCTTGGCTATAAATCATGGGAAATAA
- a CDS encoding Maf family protein — protein sequence MKPSKSIILASTSPRRQELIAVLGIPFSVIPSYADETLEPEWSPEQAVSELALRKAQQVYDSLNGRPQAIIVGSDTVVVRDEQILGKPEDEGHAAQMIASLQGRSHEVYTGVACLDAESGRAVVRSRMTRVTMKPMSEGQVSAYVRSGEGLDKAGAYGIQGLGSTLVTGIEGDYFNVVGLPLSLLADMLGEFDLDVLNVNEI from the coding sequence ATGAAACCCTCCAAATCCATTATTTTGGCTTCAACATCCCCCCGCAGACAAGAGTTGATTGCTGTTCTGGGCATTCCTTTTTCCGTAATTCCCAGCTATGCCGATGAAACCCTTGAACCGGAATGGTCTCCTGAGCAGGCCGTATCCGAACTTGCCCTTCGCAAAGCACAGCAGGTTTATGACTCTCTAAATGGCCGGCCTCAAGCGATTATCGTAGGGAGTGACACGGTTGTGGTTCGCGATGAACAGATTTTGGGTAAACCGGAAGATGAAGGGCATGCTGCGCAAATGATTGCCTCCCTTCAGGGACGGTCTCACGAGGTTTATACCGGCGTTGCTTGTCTGGATGCGGAAAGCGGACGCGCGGTGGTGCGTTCAAGGATGACCAGAGTGACTATGAAGCCTATGAGCGAAGGTCAGGTATCAGCCTATGTACGCAGCGGGGAAGGTCTGGACAAGGCTGGAGCATACGGTATTCAGGGCCTTGGCTCTACACTGGTCACCGGGATTGAAGGCGACTATTTTAATGTTGTGGGGCTGCCGCTGTCTCTACTAGCGGACATGCTTGGCGAATTTGATCTTGATGTGCTGAATGTCAACGAAATTTGA